From Stigmatella erecta, one genomic window encodes:
- a CDS encoding Gfo/Idh/MocA family protein, which yields MAHKVKGPKVRYGVVGGGSISQMAFMPGVGQTRNSQLTALVTGDPVKADKLAKLYGLKSYHYDDYARLLSSGEVDAVYVATPNFNHTPYVVSALKAGVHVLLEKPMAASEEDCWAMRSAAKESGAKLMIAYRLHFEPGTVELIERVRAGHFGRIHAFSSVFSQIVKQSNHRAKSGYWAGPVPDMGPYPINAARNLFGTEPIEVRATGFRTPGRSLNFDDVVSVVLRFPEDRMAQFVVDYSGSTVNRYELIGDKGTVEASPAYMYGPEAGITYRAQIDGKFEERRHPPVDQFAGETDYFSECVLQDREPEADGEEGWLDVRIVAAVERALQSGQPQKLPAYQRGKRIEKPQVRTLPLAKPPELINTEEPSE from the coding sequence ATGGCGCACAAGGTGAAGGGTCCCAAGGTCCGGTACGGGGTGGTGGGCGGTGGCTCCATCTCGCAGATGGCGTTCATGCCGGGGGTGGGCCAGACGCGCAATTCGCAGCTGACGGCGCTCGTGACGGGGGACCCTGTCAAGGCGGACAAGCTGGCCAAGCTGTACGGGCTGAAGAGCTACCACTATGACGACTACGCGCGCCTCCTGTCCTCGGGCGAAGTCGATGCCGTCTACGTGGCCACCCCCAACTTCAACCACACGCCCTATGTGGTGTCAGCGCTCAAGGCGGGCGTCCATGTGCTGCTGGAGAAGCCCATGGCGGCGAGCGAGGAGGACTGCTGGGCGATGCGGTCGGCGGCCAAGGAGTCGGGCGCCAAGCTGATGATCGCCTACCGGCTGCACTTCGAGCCGGGCACGGTGGAGCTCATCGAGCGCGTGAGGGCAGGGCACTTCGGCCGTATCCACGCCTTCTCCTCGGTGTTCAGCCAGATCGTGAAGCAGTCCAACCACCGGGCGAAGAGCGGCTACTGGGCCGGGCCCGTTCCGGACATGGGCCCCTATCCCATCAACGCCGCGCGCAACCTGTTCGGCACCGAGCCCATCGAGGTCCGCGCCACGGGCTTCCGCACCCCCGGCCGCAGCCTGAACTTCGATGACGTGGTGTCCGTGGTGCTGCGGTTTCCCGAGGACCGGATGGCGCAGTTCGTCGTCGACTACAGCGGCAGCACGGTGAACCGGTACGAGCTGATCGGGGACAAGGGGACCGTGGAGGCCTCGCCCGCGTACATGTATGGCCCCGAGGCGGGCATCACCTACCGTGCGCAGATCGACGGGAAGTTCGAGGAGCGCCGGCACCCGCCGGTGGATCAATTCGCCGGCGAGACGGATTACTTCTCCGAGTGTGTGCTCCAGGACCGCGAGCCCGAGGCGGACGGTGAGGAGGGCTGGCTGGATGTCCGGATCGTGGCCGCCGTCGAGCGGGCCTTGCAGTCGGGGCAGCCCCAGAAGCTCCCCGCCTACCAGCGCGGCAAGCGCATCGAGAAGCCTCAGGTGCGCACGCTGCCGCTCGCCAAGCCGCCGGAGCTGATCAACACCGAGGAGCCGAGCGAGTAA
- a CDS encoding serine/threonine-protein kinase, which yields MTTTHPTAVSRFLKSHLRRDSQARETSVAGYMAGLAAACLVAVGALGPYIGWGLTRALLGLVALLCLYYTVLWRALGAGWFHPVIHWLNVAIEVSIPSVVLAFDLRFQGPIYALTAPTLVIWGTLVVLAALRTQPMLALMAGGLAAGEYLLLYFFFVRPLLPEEPLLTLTPPFIIMRAVFLLSSGVATAILARHFVRKTGQALAALREQEVMGKYLLHERIGTGGMAEVYRATYCPEGGFEKQVALKRILPHFADDAGFVTLFRREAELCSTLHHPNIVQVFDLGRHANTYFLAMEYVDGLPLSTLLRVMGGRRLPLSAVTFLGAELASALDYLHRRTSRTGEPLHLVHRDLNPPNVLLSRLGEVKLSDFGIARDAARAQLTVVGTVRGKLGYMAPEQVRAEPMDGRSDLFALGLTLHEAITGQRLLVGEGEAALMFAVMEQELKPPSHFRPGVSPALDAVVMRLLERNLGRRTPHSGELRQQLLQLTGEEAPYPHGQAALSLAMQEALLQLHRGSEALSPAQPATEIDRRLQAHSG from the coding sequence ATGACGACGACGCACCCCACCGCGGTCTCCCGTTTCCTCAAGAGCCACCTTCGCCGGGATTCCCAAGCCCGGGAGACGTCCGTGGCGGGCTACATGGCGGGACTGGCCGCGGCCTGCCTCGTGGCGGTGGGGGCCCTGGGGCCCTACATCGGCTGGGGGCTGACGCGCGCGCTGCTGGGGCTCGTGGCCCTGCTGTGCCTCTATTACACGGTGCTGTGGCGCGCCCTGGGCGCGGGGTGGTTTCACCCCGTCATCCACTGGCTCAACGTGGCCATCGAGGTCAGCATCCCCTCGGTGGTGCTGGCCTTCGACTTGCGCTTCCAGGGGCCCATCTACGCGCTCACCGCCCCCACGCTCGTCATCTGGGGCACGCTGGTGGTGCTGGCGGCGCTGCGCACCCAGCCCATGCTGGCGCTGATGGCCGGCGGGCTCGCGGCCGGTGAGTACCTGCTGCTCTACTTCTTCTTCGTGCGCCCGCTGCTCCCCGAGGAGCCGCTGCTCACCCTCACCCCGCCCTTCATCATCATGCGCGCGGTGTTCCTGCTCAGCTCCGGGGTGGCCACCGCCATCCTCGCCCGGCACTTCGTGCGCAAGACGGGCCAGGCGCTCGCGGCCCTGCGCGAGCAGGAAGTCATGGGCAAGTACCTGCTGCACGAGCGCATCGGCACCGGCGGCATGGCGGAGGTGTACCGCGCCACCTACTGCCCCGAGGGCGGCTTCGAGAAGCAGGTGGCCCTCAAGCGCATCCTCCCCCATTTCGCGGATGACGCGGGCTTCGTCACCCTCTTCCGCCGGGAGGCGGAGCTGTGCTCCACCCTGCACCACCCCAACATCGTCCAGGTGTTCGACCTGGGGCGGCATGCCAACACGTACTTCCTGGCCATGGAGTACGTGGATGGCCTGCCCCTGAGCACGCTGCTGCGGGTGATGGGTGGGCGCCGGCTGCCCCTGTCCGCGGTCACCTTCCTCGGGGCGGAGCTGGCCTCGGCGCTGGACTACCTGCACCGGCGCACCAGCCGCACCGGCGAGCCGCTGCACCTCGTGCACCGGGACCTGAACCCGCCCAACGTGCTGCTCTCGCGCCTGGGCGAGGTGAAGCTGTCGGACTTCGGCATCGCCCGGGATGCCGCGCGCGCGCAGCTCACCGTGGTGGGCACCGTGCGGGGCAAGCTGGGCTACATGGCCCCGGAGCAGGTGCGGGCCGAGCCGATGGATGGGCGCTCGGACCTGTTCGCCCTGGGGCTCACCCTCCACGAGGCCATCACCGGCCAGCGCCTGCTCGTGGGCGAGGGCGAGGCCGCGCTGATGTTCGCCGTCATGGAGCAGGAGCTGAAGCCGCCCTCCCACTTCCGGCCCGGGGTTTCTCCCGCGCTGGACGCGGTGGTGATGCGGCTGCTGGAGCGCAACCTGGGCCGGCGCACCCCCCACAGCGGGGAGCTGCGCCAGCAGCTGCTCCAGCTCACGGGAGAAGAGGCCCCCTATCCCCACGGCCAGGCGGCGCTGTCGCTGGCCATGCAGGAGGCCCTGCTCCAGCTGCACCGGGGCAGCGAGGCGCTCTCCCCCGCCCAACCGGCCACCGAGATCGACCGGCGGCTCCAGGCGCACTCCGGGTAG